TTCAGGAAGCCGGGGGTGCTCAGTCCTGCCAGGTGTGGCAGGGACCTAGTaagagaaggcaggaagagggTCCGCTGGACTTAGCACAAGGCCACTGGCAACCCCCCAACACTGGCAGTGGAGTGAATGGAGGGGCCAAGCCACACCGCTGGGGAGAGGAACAAAGAGATAGACGGCAAGGGAGAGCAAGGCCAGCTGCTGGCCCAGCGGTAAGAACACTGGCCCCCAGGGTCCTCGACTTGTCCTCCCTCATCTGCACAGGACACAAGGGCCCGGCAGCTTTGGTCCCACTGAGAGGTCAAAATATGCTGCTTCCCCGAAGGAAAGGGGGAGGCTGGTATTCTGAAGAGAATGGGAGTGCCTAAGCCAAGGAGATGGAGGGCTCTGGTGGGACTTGAGgcaggatgtagagaaaaggttTTCAAGCACAGGGGTCTTCCCAGTGGCTTACAAGTACCACATGTGTGCAGTCCAGCTCTGCACCTACCAGCCCTGCTTTGAGGTATAGGACATGGCCAGTGATGGCCCTCCTGGGGACTTCATTCCCACACGTACTGCTGAGTACTTGCAAGGCACTGCAGTTGGAGTGCAAGGTCAACAAATGCTGCTCTGCGCCCAGGACCTGGCCTGCCTGCTATTGGAAGAGAGGGCCAGCCCTTGTGAGGTCTCGGAGTGACAAACAGCTGCTCGTACCAGTCCCGTTTCCCAAAGAACAGGCTGTAGCCCAGGCTGCCgagttttattctgtttctccttgAGCCTAAGATAGAATTCAGCCAGAAACCACTCCTCTTCCCTAGGGGAAGACTTATATAAATAGGATACTGTAGATGTTCTTCTGAAAATCTAACCCAGTCCCACActggcccctctctgctcccagcctgACAGTCATGGAGCCTCCGggaaagaagagatggaaaaagggGCGGGGGTTAAGAGAGGCTGCCTCCACCATGACTCCCCAGCTCGATTCCTCCTCTCGGCCCACTTCCCACTAAGGGCCACAAGAGCAGTCCCTCCAGAAGGGCAAGACCCAAACCCAGAAAAGGAGTCCCTGGCAGAGAAAAGCCAGTCCAAGGCAGGAGGgcagcaggaagaaaggaagatgaaCTTTCAGGGCATTAAGGCAAACAGTGCCACCTAGAATCTTTATTCAAACGGAAATTAGCACTTGGACAGAAATCACAGTTCAACAGCAAAAACTTCCCTTGCAAGTGCTAAGTCAtggcccctccccacagccatcTGCCCAGTGAATTTATCACTGTCTGCTCTCCAGCTTcatggcccctgccctgcctgccctggctGAGCCAGAACGCCTGCCCCATCACaggagggggcgggagggccACAGGAGCTCGGCTTCCGCGCGCCCAGGTGGACCACGGCCTGCTGGCTAAGCAGGCACCGCCCCCTCCCTGGTGCCCTCTGAGGTCCCAGCCTCTGGCAGCATCAGACTGAGCCAAGCTGAGCCTCCCAAGGAGCGTAGGGATGGGGGCGTCAGGGGAAGTCGAGGGAaggagggccagggctgggggcgcTGCTTCCCGCTGATGGCCCCCACCTAGTGCAGAGGCCCAGGGACCTGAGTCTCCTGAACCTGCCCCCGCATCCCCTCCCCAGGGGGTCAGTATATCTTCTGCCGACTGGGTAGAATGGCCTCTTTGATGAAGGAGAAGACAACCAGGATCCCTAAGCGCTTGCCCCGCTTGCCTTTGGTGAAGTAGTTGGAGACCACGTCATCTGTGGAGACACAGGCAGGGAGGTAAGTGTGCGTGCCTGACCGTGAACCCATCTCTGCCCGCCCAGAGTCCAAGGGTCTCCATCCCTGGGCGGGGCTCCGGCTCCCCCAGCAACTCAGGCCTCGCTGGCGTCCTCCCACCATGACCCCTTACAAACCCCTTCTCACCTCCTGGCTGCATGGTGGAGGGCAGGACGTTCTCCCCAGCCGACAGTGACACAAAGAACGCAAACGGGATTATCCACAGACAGAAAGTGAAATAGGCCAGGACCTGGCAACAAGAGACACTGAAAAGAGGGTACCCCTGCGGGTGCCAAGGGTGGGCCAAGTGTGGTCACCGTGCATCTCGGCGAGGTGGTCAAACGTGCACCAAAGAGCCCACACCTGATCCGTGaaggggcagggcccaggaagcAGAGACAGGACATCCCCAGACGTGGAGAAAATCAGTGGGGGAAGGTGGAGGCTGAAGATGACTAAGTGGCCACGATCCCCAGATCCTGGTCACTAGGACAGCAACTCCTCTGAACTGAAGGAGGCAGATGGAGGGCAAAAGCATGACTGACCCACACTCCCTAAAGAGGAGAACTTGTTCTTCCCCCAGGTTCAAATTGGAGCAGCAGGGTTCAGGGCCTCAGCCCATTCCTGCCCTATGAGGTCTGTGCCGGACCAGGCCACCCACCGCCCCTTCCTGACCTCAGGACCTTAGGCTGGGATCCTGGGAGACCTAAAGGACTGACTGGGAGAGAGCAGTGTCGTCCCCACCTCAGCCAAAGGGATCCCTGCTTCCCAACCACACTGCTTCAAAAAGCATCtacactgtgtttttaaaaaatctgttatcCCTGAAAAGACTCAGCTTCAAATCATAGCTGAGTTCACAAAGAAATCATGCCAGTCCCATTTACTCCCTCTGTCGCTGGGAACAGGCTGATGTACTGAGCACTTCTTACCTCTGAGAAAGGATAATACTCCTCCGCAAAAAACTGAAACGCCAGGTAATGATTCACCACCACTAGCCCTGTTGAGGGAACGAAGAGCCAGTTAGTTCGGGGGGGCTGGCGGAAAGCTGGACCTCTAGCCTTCCCAAGGCCCTGGACGCTGGAGGCCCATCTTAGTCCTGACTTCGCGCCCAACTCAGGGTACAAACACACTGCTCTCCAGAACTCAGCTTCCCACTTGTGAAAATGGAAGAATTCGCCCCCACCTGCCCACTGCAGAGGGTTAATTTATTAGCGAAGTTAGaagtaggtaaaaaaaaaaagctccttgaATGTTGTAGAAATGAGACTTCAGTGTTCATAATCAGAAGCACCGTGCCGATTAACCTGGTTTTTAGTGGGGGTGAGCCCTGCGGTGCGCTCTCCgtgggcagtgggcagaggaAGTCATGGGTGTGCAGATCACACACTCCCAGCTCGGCAGCAAAAGAAGAGGCTCTCACTCCTCAGGAATAAAGGGCAGCTGGCTAGAGGCTTCGGGGTGCAGCCTTAGGGCTTCTCAAGATTCTGGGGAAGAGGGTCCTTCCTCATCCTGCCCCAGGGTGAGGTTCACTGGTCTGAACTGGATGTTCTGgatgacccctccccacccccttagTGTGCAACTGAACTTGAGAGAGCGCGCGCACATGCGTGCACAGATCCGGGGGACCTGCTGCTCGGAGACAGGCGCTCCTCCGGTTCCCACGGGGAGGTGAAGGGCAAGCATCAGAACAAAGCAGCCCCTCAGCCCAACCCCCCTCACACACACCTCGCAGCAGACCGTCAggcctcttttctcttttctcctcgcTTGCCTTCCCCCTTCTAAGGCGGAGACCACAGCTCCGCCCTGCCCGGCCCACCTGGGGCTAGCGGGTGCAGGACGGGATGCTGCCTGATGCCCGCAGACCTTCAGATACCTCATCTAGAGGGCAAGGCAGGGGAGTGACAAAGGGAAGCGGGGGGAGCTCGCTGCTGGGCACACCCTCCCCAGGGAAGATGCAGAAGCGGTCTGGTCTCCAGGGAAGGACTCCTCGCACAGGGGCACTCAGTCCTGGCTTTAACACTGTGCCCTCCTTATGAGCAACCTTCTCTTTCCAGGTTctctcacagaaacagaaaagtagcTCTAAGAAAACCCCAGTTCCACCCAGTGTCTTGACCAAAGACTAATAatgattaacaggagaaaaggcaaTCTTGATAACCAAATATTTTCTAGAACCTTTCCTGGGAATAACTATAAATATCTATAAGCACGTGTGGGCCCAATGAGTCCCCCAAATATCCCTGACCAGATGGAGAAGCCAAGGTCAGAAAGGGGAGATGACTCCCCGGGAGAAGAAACCGGTGGcagaggaaaggcaggaaggCCAGGGTCCTCCAAACACGCCTGTCACCCCCAGGCAGCTGTCTGCAGGGAGACCCACAGCCCCATGAGGCTCGTCTCAGTCGTAACTGTGGGCCAGAGGACTGGACGGGGAGCTGCTTGCAGGCCGGGGGAAGGGCTTTGGGCTGTCTCCGGTCAAGTGGTTTCTTAGGGGCTATAACTACTCAGCCAACCCACCTCTCTGTCCTTCTCAAACCCTTCATCAAACTTACCTCCCTGGGAAAGCCCTCTCTTTCTGAGTATCCCATCCCCCTAAATTCTAGTCACTAGTGACAAGGTGAGCTCTAAGCTTCTCATGTGTGAGAACCCCATCATCCAATCTGCCTGGCCTCCTGGGGAACCTCAGTGCTTTGCCTCTTGTCTTTATGTCCTCCTCAGCATCCCAGATTGAACTGGGCACATTCAACCACCTCAGCTGCCTCCCCATTCTGTCCCCTCTCACCGCACGACAGGATGAAGTTAGGCGAGGTCAGCATGATGAAGGGGAAGGTCTGGAGGAGGCCAAAGTAGACAAGGTTGGTGAAGAGGCCCACGCCAATCATGCAGGTAGGGAAGCGCTCAAAAACGTAGAGGCCAATCAGCACGGCTGTGGAGAACTGAAACAACCAGAGGCACACAGTGCAGGGAGCCTCTTCCAGGCAGCCTTCCTGGACTCACTAACCCCAGCCTACTCACTGTGTTCATGCTTCAGTCTCTCCTTGTTTCCCCAACTAGTCTCTCAGCTCCCAAAGGGCAGCATCTTTTAATGCCATTCTCAGTTTCTTTGACAGCAACCCACAGAAAAAACACATGatctcaaaacacacacacacacgcacatatatatgATCAAACCTCAAATTTCAATTCAAgtcttttccattcctttttttttaaatgctgataaTGGCCTACTGAACTGATTACACAAACCCAATAATGAATCATACttgcagtttgaaaaacattgtTCTGAAGGACTTATAGTTGCCAGTGCTTAACAAGTAGCAGGCAGGTGGTTGAATGAAGGTCTAATTCCTGCACCAACACCCATGACCTGGACCTCCGAACCGAGCTACAGTCTTGTCTCCACCACTGACTCCCTAACCCAGGCCATGCCCAGAGTGGAAGTGGCTGCTTACACCACGTGACTTGAGAGGCACTGGACTCCTCCTGTCCCAgtgtgcccccagccccaccccaaccttTCCTGCAGCTGCAGAAAGCTATCCACCAGCAGTCACTCCCGTGGCCTTGACATCTATCACAAGGATTGTGTCTTCAGGAAGAGAAGCCTTCCAtgagccctgggcagggcagggcctgggccagggaaGGTGTCTCCTTCTTAGAGTAAGTCATTTGATCCAATTAGAGGGCAATGAACAAGTACTCAAAACTGTTCTTAGGGTTCCTCTCAGTTCTAAACGCTGTGAGTAGAGCAGAGGGCTAAGACAATTGAAGATGGCCAAGCAAAGGCAAAGCCACAGTCCTGTCAACAGAGAACGGGCACTCTCTCCTTAGGGAGCCAAGAACGAGGCATGCAGTGAAACGATGCcacctggggaaggaggacaggGAAGACCTGGGCCC
This sequence is a window from Camelus ferus isolate YT-003-E chromosome 15, BCGSAC_Cfer_1.0, whole genome shotgun sequence. Protein-coding genes within it:
- the TEX261 gene encoding protein TEX261 isoform X1, giving the protein MWFMYVLSWLSLFIQVAFITLAVAAGLYYLAELIEEYTVATSRIIKYMIWFSTAVLIGLYVFERFPTCMIGVGLFTNLVYFGLLQTFPFIMLTSPNFILSCGLVVVNHYLAFQFFAEEYYPFSEVLAYFTFCLWIIPFAFFVSLSAGENVLPSTMQPGDDVVSNYFTKGKRGKRLGILVVFSFIKEAILPSRQKIY
- the TEX261 gene encoding protein TEX261 isoform X2, translating into MWFMYVLSWLSLFIQVAFITLAVAAGLYYLAELIEEYTVATSRIIKYMIWFSTAVLIGLYVFERFPTCMIGVGLFTNLVYFGLLQTFPFIMLTSPNFILSCGLVVVNHYLAFQFFAEEYYPFSEFRGVAVLVTRIWGSWPLSHLQPPPSPTDFLHVWGCPVSASWALPLHGSGVGSLVHV
- the TEX261 gene encoding protein TEX261 isoform X3, with the translated sequence MWFMYVLSWLSLFIQVAFITLAVAAGLYYLAELIEEYTVATSRIIKYMIWFSTAVLIGLYVFERFPTCMIGVGLFTNLVYFGLLQTFPFIMLTSPNFILSCGLVVVNHYLAFQFFAEEYYPFSECLLLPGPGLFHFLSVDNPVCVLCVTVGWGERPALHHAARR